One Actinomycetospora corticicola genomic window, CCGAACGCGGTATCGATCGTGGCTCGGGAGGACGTTACCGGTTTCAGGCGTCGATGCCGGTCACCCGCGATGCTCCGGCGTAGATGTTCATCGACCGGCCACGCAGGAAGCCGACCAGGGTCATGCCCGCGTCCTCGGCCATCTCGGCGGCGAGCGACGACGGCGCGGACACCGCGGCCAGCGCGGGGATCCCGGCCATCACGGCCTTCTGCGTCAGCTCGAACGACGCCCGTCCCGAGACCATGAGCACCGTACCGGCGGCGGGGACCGACCCGGAGAGCAGGGCGTGCCCGACGACCTTGTCCACCGCGTTGTGCCGCCCCACGTCCTCGCGGACCGCCAGCAGCGTCCCGTCGGCGCGGAAGAGCCCGGCGCCGTGCAGCCCGCCCGTCGAGTCGAACACCTTCTGCGCGGCGCGCAGGGCGTCGGGCAGGCCGAAGAGCACCTCGGCGTCGATGGTCACCGGGTCGTCGGCGGGGGAGAAGGCGGTGCGGGTGCGCACGGCGTCGAGCGACGCCTTCCCACACACCCCGCAGCTCGAGGTCGTGTAGAAGCGGCGCTCCACCGAGTCGTCCGGCGGCGCGACGCCGGGTGCGAGGGCGAGGTCGAGGACGTTGTAGGTGTTCCGGCCGGTGTCGTCGACCGAGTCGCAGTAGCGCGCCGTGGCGATGTCGTCCGCCGAGGTGATGACGCCCTCGGTCAGCAGGAAGCCGTGGACGAGCTCGACGTCGTGGCCCGGCGTCCGCATGGTCACCGCGAGCGGCTTCCCCTCGATGCGGATCTCGAGGGGTTCCTCCGCGGCCAGCGCGTCCGGGCGGCGGGACACCCCACGCTCCCGGACCCGCACCACGGGTCGACGGACGGTCACCCTGCCCACTCCGACCACACCCTTCGTCCCGAATGGCTGATTGCTCCCCCTGGTGCGATAGTGCTCCGGTCACACGCTCGTCACACACCGATCACACTCGGTTGCGCACCGTGGAGGTCGCGTTGGGATTCCTGGACCGTTCGTCCATCGTCGCACCGCCGGGATGGAGTCGCTGGCTCGTGCCGCCGGCCGCCCTCGCCGTGCACCTGTCCATCGGGCAGGCCTACGCGTGGAGCAACCTCAAGACCGGCCTGGGTGACGGGCTGGGGCTGTCGGGCACCGCGACCGCGCTGCCGTTCCAGCTCGCGATCGTCATGCTCGGCCTGTCCGCCGCCTTCGGTGGCACGACGGTCGAGCGTCGCGGCCCGCGGTGGGCGATGTTCGTGTCGATGTGCTTCTTCTCCGCCGGGTTCCTGATCTCGGCGGTGGGCCTCTTCCTCTCCCAGTTCTGGCTGGTCGTCGTCGGCTACGGCTTCTTCGGCGGCATCGGGCTGGGCATCGGCTACATCTCGCCGGTCTCGACGCTCATGAAGTGGTTCGCGGACCGGCCCGGGATGGCGACCGGCATCGCGATCATGGGCTTCGGCGGCGGCGCGCTCATCGCGGCGCCGATCGAGACCGCCCTGCTGGCGGCGTTCGGTTCGACCCCGGGCGGGCTCGGCACGACGTTCCTGCTCATGGGGGTCGGCTACGCGATCTTCATGTCGGTGGGGTGGCTGCTGATCCGCGTGCCGGCCGACGACTGGACCCCGCCGAACCCGCCGCAGCAGTCCAGGCAGGCCGCGGACACCCGGGTCGCCGTGTCGGCGGCCACGGCGATCAAGCTGCCGCAGTTCTGGTTCCTCTGGGTCGTGCTGTGCTTCAACGTGACCGCGGGCATCGGCCTGCTGGAGCGGGCGAACCCGATCTACCGCGACTTCTTCGCCGAGACCGGGCCCGCGACGCAGATCGCGGCGGCCGCCGGGGCCTTCGTCTCGATCCTGTCGCTCGCGAACATGCTCGGACGGTTCGTCTGGTCCTCCGCGTCCGACGTCATCGGCCGCAAGAACATCTACCGGATGTACCTGGGCGTCGGCGCGCTGCTCTACCTCGTCATCCTGACGCTCGGCGAGGGCAACAAGGTCGTCTTCCTCATCGCGTCGCTGCTGATCCTGTCGTTCTACGGCGCCGGGTTCGCGACGGTGCCCGCCTACCTGAAGGACCTCTTCGGCACCTACCAGGTCGGCGCCATCCACGGACGTCTGCTGACGGCGTGGTCGGCCGCGGGCGTGCTCGGCCCGCTCGTGGTCAACGCCATCGTCGACGCCCAGGGCGACGTCCCCGGGCCCGGCAAGTACAGCGTGTCCTTCATGATCATGATCGGTCTGCTCGTCGTCGGGTTCATCTCGAACGAGCTCATCAAGCCGGTCGACCCGAAGCACTACGTCGGCACCGAGGCCCCGGTGCGTGAGGAGGCGGCACGATGAGCCAGGCGACGGGCGGGTCCCGCCAGGTGTTGATGGTGCTGGCGTGGCTGTGGGTGCTGGTCCCGTTCCTCTACGGGGTGTACCAGCTGGTGATCAAGATTCCGGCGCTGTTCTGAGCGGGTCGTAGGATCGGGTTCGATGCGCTACGAGCCCCACACCTTCGACGCGGACGCCGCGGGCGACACCGACCCGGACGAGATCGCGCAGTTCCTCGCAGCCGCGGGGGGCGACACGACGCCGGGCGGTGGCGCCCTGATGGACGCCATGGTCCGCACCGGTCCCGACGACGAGGCCGTCCCGGCGGCCGAGCACGACACGGCCGAGGACCTCGCCGCGCTGCGCGAGGTCGAGACCGAGCTGGACCGGCGGTGGCCGGAGACGCGGATCGCGCCCTCGCTGGACCGCATCCGGGCTCTCTGCGACGTCCTCGGCGAGCCGCAGCGGTCGTACCCCGTCGTCCACGTCGCGGGCACGAACGGCAAGTCCTCGGTGACCCGCATGATCGACGCGCTGCTCACCCGGATCGGCCCGCGCACCGGGCGCTACACGAGCCCGCACCTGCAGCTGGTCACCGAGCGGATCGCGCTGGACGGCCGGCCGATCTCGGCGCGGCGCTACGTGGAGACGTGGCAGGAGATCGCGCCCTACGTCGGGGTGGTCGACCGGGCGCGCGACGCCGTCGACGGGGTGCACTGCTCGAAGTTCGAGGTCCTCACCGCCATGGCCTTCGCCGCGTTCGCCGACGCCCCGGTCGACGTCGGCGTGATCGAGACCGGGCTCGGCGGCTCCTGGGACGCCACCAACGTCGCCGACGCGGCGGTCGCGGCGATCACCCCGATCGGCCTCGACCACCAGGAGTACCTGGGGTCGGACATCCTCGACATCGCGCGCGAGAAGGCCGGGATCATCAAGCCGGGGTCGGTGGCGCTGCTCGCCCAGCAGACCCCCGAGGTGGCCCAGGTGCTCCTCGAGCGGGCCGTCGAGGTCGACGCCGAGGTCGCGCGGTCCGGGGTCGAGTTCGGCGTCCTGGAGCGCTCCGTCGCGGTGGGCGGGCAGCAGCTGCGCCTGCAGGGCCTCGGCGGCGAGTACGACGACATCTACCTGCCGCTGTTCGGCGAGCACCAGGCCGGCAACGCCGCGCTCGCCCTCGCCGCCGTCGAGGCGTTCTTCGGGGCCGGCTCCTCGCGCCGGCTCGACCTCGAGGCGGTGCGCGACGCGTTCGCGGCGGTCCGCGTGCCCGGACGCCTCGAGCGGCTCCGCTCGGCGCCCACGGTCGTCGTCGACGCCGCGCACAACCCGCACGGTGCGGCCGCCGCGGCCGCCGCGGTGAAGGCCGAGTTCAGCTTCCGCCGCCTCGTCGGGGTCGTCGCGATCATGGCCGACAAGGACGCCGACGGCATCCTCGCCGCCCTCGAGCCCATCTTCGACGAGGTCGTCGTGACCGGGATGTCCTCGCCCCGTGCGATGGACCCCGATCAGCTGGGCGCGCTCGCCGTCGCCCGCTTCGGCTCCGAGCGGGTCGTGGTCGAGACGCGCATGGACGCCGCCCTGGAGACCGCGATCTCGATGTCCGAGGAGACCTCCGACGACGGGGCCGCCGCCGGCGGCGGGGTCCTCGTCATCGGCTCCGTGGTCGCGGCCGGCGAGGCCCGCACGCTGCTCGGACGGGAGCCCGCGTGAGCACCCCGGACGACGCCCCGGAGGAGCTGGTCCGACCCCCGGACCCGCGCCGCGCCTTCCGCGGCCCGGCCTCGGCATGCCTCGTGCTCGA contains:
- the fdhD gene encoding formate dehydrogenase accessory sulfurtransferase FdhD, with the protein product MGRVTVRRPVVRVRERGVSRRPDALAAEEPLEIRIEGKPLAVTMRTPGHDVELVHGFLLTEGVITSADDIATARYCDSVDDTGRNTYNVLDLALAPGVAPPDDSVERRFYTTSSCGVCGKASLDAVRTRTAFSPADDPVTIDAEVLFGLPDALRAAQKVFDSTGGLHGAGLFRADGTLLAVREDVGRHNAVDKVVGHALLSGSVPAAGTVLMVSGRASFELTQKAVMAGIPALAAVSAPSSLAAEMAEDAGMTLVGFLRGRSMNIYAGASRVTGIDA
- a CDS encoding OFA family MFS transporter, with the translated sequence MEVALGFLDRSSIVAPPGWSRWLVPPAALAVHLSIGQAYAWSNLKTGLGDGLGLSGTATALPFQLAIVMLGLSAAFGGTTVERRGPRWAMFVSMCFFSAGFLISAVGLFLSQFWLVVVGYGFFGGIGLGIGYISPVSTLMKWFADRPGMATGIAIMGFGGGALIAAPIETALLAAFGSTPGGLGTTFLLMGVGYAIFMSVGWLLIRVPADDWTPPNPPQQSRQAADTRVAVSAATAIKLPQFWFLWVVLCFNVTAGIGLLERANPIYRDFFAETGPATQIAAAAGAFVSILSLANMLGRFVWSSASDVIGRKNIYRMYLGVGALLYLVILTLGEGNKVVFLIASLLILSFYGAGFATVPAYLKDLFGTYQVGAIHGRLLTAWSAAGVLGPLVVNAIVDAQGDVPGPGKYSVSFMIMIGLLVVGFISNELIKPVDPKHYVGTEAPVREEAAR
- a CDS encoding MFS transporter small subunit, translating into MSQATGGSRQVLMVLAWLWVLVPFLYGVYQLVIKIPALF
- the folC gene encoding bifunctional tetrahydrofolate synthase/dihydrofolate synthase; protein product: MRYEPHTFDADAAGDTDPDEIAQFLAAAGGDTTPGGGALMDAMVRTGPDDEAVPAAEHDTAEDLAALREVETELDRRWPETRIAPSLDRIRALCDVLGEPQRSYPVVHVAGTNGKSSVTRMIDALLTRIGPRTGRYTSPHLQLVTERIALDGRPISARRYVETWQEIAPYVGVVDRARDAVDGVHCSKFEVLTAMAFAAFADAPVDVGVIETGLGGSWDATNVADAAVAAITPIGLDHQEYLGSDILDIAREKAGIIKPGSVALLAQQTPEVAQVLLERAVEVDAEVARSGVEFGVLERSVAVGGQQLRLQGLGGEYDDIYLPLFGEHQAGNAALALAAVEAFFGAGSSRRLDLEAVRDAFAAVRVPGRLERLRSAPTVVVDAAHNPHGAAAAAAAVKAEFSFRRLVGVVAIMADKDADGILAALEPIFDEVVVTGMSSPRAMDPDQLGALAVARFGSERVVVETRMDAALETAISMSEETSDDGAAAGGGVLVIGSVVAAGEARTLLGREPA